From a single Stomoxys calcitrans chromosome 4, idStoCalc2.1, whole genome shotgun sequence genomic region:
- the LOC131997157 gene encoding uncharacterized protein LOC131997157: protein MSSKRTLLSTSPDHKEHTPKKYAPSLNMSVSSHQDVFTWSKLCEVLDDKLKGVAKKEDLTDIKHEIEELKHENSKLKEDIKKLTNRLELVDQKSRTTNIMVPPAKSKGF, encoded by the exons ATGAGCAGCAAGCGCACTCTTTTATCGACATCACCTGATCATAAAGAACATACACCAAAAAAATACGCGCCGTCCCTAAATATGAGTGTAAGCAGTCATCAAGACGTGTTTACATGGAGCAAACTATGCGAAGTCCTGGACGACAAATTGAAGGGTGTAGCAAAGAAAGAAGATCTGACGGATATCAAACATGAAATTGAAGAATTAAAACATGAGAATTCTAAATTAAAGGAAGACATAAAGAAATTAACAAACCGTCTAGAACTAGTTGACCAGAAATCGAGAACCACAAATATCATG GTACCGCCAGCGAAGTCCAAAGGGTTTTAA